A section of the Rubritalea squalenifaciens DSM 18772 genome encodes:
- a CDS encoding lantibiotic dehydratase — protein MSDSCDANYEWFSGAVIRYAALSAEDLFPDLKENAEKELYLAIENASPSLIEAIRREEAFDSLSPKAEKVRLAFYKYRLRAAFRSIPFAGFSTVSRIAFGAETRLDDCISPGQPVYKTDFYNRYRQLCDNARDEPQKFRWRINPDFYQIGPYFRTIEMLVAEGKSWTALREGAVKDLLEDISLSRFISYSGLVVRLRSKEIPESEIQGLLSLLIGGNFLIPERNKAHEKVVEVFSHQETYSKSAQISYSVVERVVKAVDVLGSYFVRERDSLESLRLAILRKWGEGRYPCLKVFDIESGFTIDGRPRELLGDFLSQYKSQDCSPSIVRNPKVEDILNKCGEQKSIDLSQFDIQEEKQSSVSLACLPEDLSAIFSLGSCTDNDDDEREIWLRTVAGPNANRLISQYALHGSDIEHLVREISEATMQREPDALHAEVLFLSASSAGCTLERECCYSYHLRVDVPVHGEHEMSISDLSIEVSGESLKLWNHKLHRYIVPHFSHPLSVDNQFTPDPLRFLARYSTAGNFQSFRWLWNYEGSRRSWPRVHWKNVILCPAQWVIRLSDLADPSTSSLREILDHLSIPNHIFMCCGFDPSETPLPLILEDDPSMKVLLDQLGKSEMVLLSEREADYIPVGGRARSHDIILPLKKRKSPSGITKVRRFESSFVNSAISESKTAPCPEASYLLTGGDRDWISFHIYCMPLSVDRFLSTIIYDMVNHFLGKGWIKNWHFVREYDGDHHIRIRFQYSGENSIRDCIYLHSSSIFRQCTEKQNIFGWELKEYVPEVERYGGRFGINTVYGYFTLDSQRSIKFLRSASHNLTDRQRVLYHSILAASLWQKVSSETGEKGETYAQSMMSRITPEAHQMAIGLSGDLYREQMSRKKSLGRIFVSAPEDRLFVGRRLSQKVETLFNLEQKGVLEREWIDILDSLIHMTANRIFRCSQRKHEAVSYHLVGRLLRARRYVRGAI, from the coding sequence ATGAGTGATTCTTGTGATGCAAACTATGAGTGGTTTTCGGGGGCGGTCATTCGTTATGCAGCATTATCGGCAGAAGATCTTTTTCCTGATCTCAAAGAAAACGCTGAGAAGGAATTGTATCTAGCAATCGAGAATGCAAGTCCATCACTCATTGAAGCAATAAGGCGTGAAGAAGCTTTTGACAGCTTGAGTCCAAAAGCGGAAAAAGTACGTCTTGCATTTTACAAGTACAGGCTGAGGGCTGCATTTAGATCAATACCTTTCGCTGGCTTTTCAACAGTCAGCAGGATTGCATTCGGTGCTGAAACTCGATTGGATGATTGTATCAGCCCCGGCCAACCAGTTTATAAAACGGACTTTTATAACAGATATCGTCAGCTATGTGACAATGCCCGTGATGAGCCGCAAAAGTTCAGATGGAGGATTAATCCTGACTTCTATCAGATAGGCCCCTACTTCCGGACTATAGAAATGCTGGTGGCGGAGGGGAAAAGCTGGACTGCGTTGAGAGAAGGGGCAGTGAAAGACCTCTTAGAAGATATATCTCTTAGTCGGTTTATCTCATACTCCGGGCTAGTAGTACGCCTGAGAAGCAAAGAAATACCAGAAAGTGAGATCCAGGGCCTCTTGTCTCTACTCATTGGGGGAAATTTTTTAATACCCGAGAGGAACAAAGCTCATGAGAAGGTGGTAGAGGTTTTTTCTCATCAAGAGACTTACAGCAAGTCGGCTCAAATATCCTATTCTGTGGTAGAGCGTGTAGTGAAGGCTGTCGACGTATTGGGAAGCTATTTTGTGAGGGAAAGGGACTCATTGGAATCTCTAAGGTTAGCCATCTTGAGGAAGTGGGGAGAAGGAAGATATCCTTGCCTGAAGGTTTTTGACATCGAATCGGGTTTCACCATTGATGGCCGACCAAGAGAATTGTTAGGCGATTTTTTATCGCAGTACAAATCACAGGACTGCAGCCCATCAATTGTGAGGAATCCAAAAGTTGAAGATATTCTCAATAAATGTGGTGAGCAGAAATCAATAGACTTGTCCCAGTTTGACATTCAGGAGGAAAAACAATCTTCAGTAAGCCTAGCCTGTTTGCCTGAAGATCTGAGTGCCATTTTTAGTCTCGGGTCATGCACGGATAATGACGATGATGAGCGAGAGATATGGCTCCGAACAGTGGCTGGCCCAAATGCTAATAGATTGATTTCTCAGTATGCATTGCATGGTTCTGATATTGAGCATTTAGTTAGAGAAATCAGTGAGGCTACCATGCAGCGGGAGCCTGATGCTCTGCATGCCGAAGTGCTGTTTTTATCTGCATCTTCAGCTGGCTGCACGCTTGAGAGGGAGTGTTGTTACTCTTATCATTTGAGGGTTGATGTGCCTGTTCATGGAGAGCACGAAATGTCCATTTCTGATCTTTCCATCGAGGTGTCAGGAGAGTCGTTGAAACTATGGAATCACAAGCTACACCGTTACATCGTTCCCCACTTTTCACATCCACTTTCAGTAGATAACCAGTTTACGCCAGATCCTTTGCGCTTCTTGGCCAGATATTCCACGGCAGGAAATTTTCAATCTTTTAGATGGCTGTGGAACTATGAGGGTAGTAGGAGGTCTTGGCCAAGAGTGCATTGGAAAAATGTCATTTTATGCCCAGCTCAATGGGTGATTCGTCTGAGTGATTTAGCAGATCCATCTACAAGTTCTCTCCGTGAAATATTAGATCATCTTTCTATACCGAATCATATTTTCATGTGTTGTGGGTTTGATCCATCTGAAACACCTTTGCCTCTTATTCTAGAAGATGATCCATCAATGAAAGTTCTGTTAGATCAGTTGGGCAAGAGTGAAATGGTGCTGCTTTCAGAAAGGGAGGCTGATTACATTCCGGTAGGGGGGCGTGCTAGGAGCCATGATATTATACTTCCTTTAAAAAAGAGAAAATCACCAAGTGGAATAACAAAGGTTAGGCGTTTTGAGTCTTCATTTGTGAATAGCGCTATCAGTGAATCGAAGACTGCCCCTTGTCCAGAGGCGTCTTACCTTTTGACGGGAGGCGACAGAGACTGGATATCCTTTCACATCTATTGCATGCCGCTTTCAGTGGATCGTTTTTTGAGCACTATTATATATGACATGGTGAACCATTTTTTGGGGAAAGGCTGGATTAAAAATTGGCATTTTGTTCGTGAATATGATGGTGACCACCATATACGAATCAGGTTTCAGTATTCGGGTGAAAACAGTATCAGGGACTGTATCTACCTTCACTCCTCCAGTATCTTCCGGCAATGTACTGAGAAACAAAATATATTTGGATGGGAGTTAAAAGAGTATGTTCCGGAGGTGGAAAGATATGGAGGCAGGTTCGGAATAAATACAGTGTATGGATATTTTACACTCGATTCCCAACGATCAATTAAGTTCCTGCGTTCGGCTTCACATAACCTGACTGATAGGCAACGCGTGTTGTATCACTCTATTTTGGCTGCATCTCTCTGGCAGAAAGTATCGTCGGAAACTGGTGAGAAAGGGGAAACTTATGCCCAAAGTATGATGAGCCGGATAACTCCAGAGGCTCATCAAATGGCAATAGGGTTGAGCGGTGATCTCTATCGTGAACAAATGTCTCGTAAGAAAAGCTTAGGGCGTATATTTGTATCTGCCCCTGAGGATCGACTTTTCGTGGGTAGGAGGTTATCTCAAAAAGTGGAAACGTTATTTAATTTGGAGCAGAAAGGAGTTCTAGAAAGAGAGTGGATCGACATTCTAGATTCTCTGATTCATATGACGGCCAACCGTATCTTTCGTTGTTCTCAGAGAAAGCATGAGGCTGTAAGTTATCATTTGGTAGGCAGATTGCTCAGAGCTCGAAGGTACGTGCGGGGTGCAATATAG
- a CDS encoding carbamoyltransferase family protein, translating to MFVLGLSSFFHNSAAALFKDGVLIAAAEEERFSRIKFDPSFPDNAITYCLEAAGISPRGLDCIAYFELPEERTARLYSGGVDGGPVARDALLEGHHFPGPEDYIRKRLFFDGDFKCYSHHLSHAAYSVYASGYPSAAVLVADSVGTWHTSAVFDYQNNTFNLKDAIEYPDSLGLFYSAITSYLGFAVNSDEYKVMGLAPYGEYCPEIDRALSRMIKLGSDGAFSLNPLFFDFRRQLYSESLTDLLKIEPRLPGEMLTQQHKNLAKCTQLVLQKTMLALARKARRVTSQENLCMGGGVALNCVSNSHIRNEAGFKNVFVPPGSGDAGSAIGAAALASLEYGYEWPENRIRCDLGPSYSSSNISKLLKQQNIKFEVYGEDELPKVVSQLLVDHQIVGWFQGGMEFGPRALGHRSILADPRTSEMRDKLNLAIKKREGFRPFAPVMLSSKVKDFFVDDAADPFMTFITRVKKPKSLGAVTHCDGSARLQTLDDTEESRIVRLLEEFERNTGIPCLLNTSFNLSGEPIVCSPLDALLCFRESGMDVLVLENHVIVRNSCSPDLMSSGKDHLQYSRELRPFLSDTYSFG from the coding sequence ATGTTTGTACTGGGACTTTCCTCTTTTTTCCATAATTCGGCAGCGGCCCTTTTCAAAGATGGGGTTCTCATTGCAGCTGCAGAAGAAGAGAGATTCAGCAGGATCAAGTTTGATCCGTCTTTCCCAGATAACGCTATCACATACTGTTTAGAGGCGGCAGGGATATCTCCGAGAGGTCTTGATTGTATTGCGTACTTCGAGCTCCCTGAAGAGAGAACTGCCCGCCTTTATTCAGGAGGTGTGGACGGTGGACCTGTTGCTAGAGATGCTTTGCTGGAGGGACACCATTTCCCTGGGCCTGAAGATTATATCAGGAAACGCCTCTTTTTTGACGGGGACTTCAAATGTTATAGTCACCACCTTAGCCATGCAGCTTACTCTGTGTACGCCAGCGGGTACCCATCGGCAGCCGTTTTAGTTGCTGACTCTGTGGGGACCTGGCACACATCGGCTGTTTTCGATTATCAAAACAATACTTTTAACCTGAAGGATGCAATAGAGTACCCAGATTCTCTGGGGTTATTTTATTCCGCAATTACCTCTTATCTCGGATTTGCGGTCAATTCCGACGAGTATAAGGTTATGGGGCTGGCTCCTTATGGGGAGTATTGTCCTGAGATAGACCGGGCCTTAAGTCGCATGATAAAGTTGGGCAGCGATGGAGCTTTTTCACTGAATCCTTTGTTTTTTGATTTCAGACGCCAACTTTACAGCGAGTCTCTCACAGACTTGTTGAAGATTGAACCTAGGTTGCCCGGGGAAATGCTTACCCAGCAACATAAGAATTTAGCAAAGTGTACGCAGCTTGTCCTTCAGAAAACCATGTTGGCTTTAGCTCGCAAGGCCCGGAGAGTAACATCGCAAGAAAATTTATGCATGGGTGGAGGTGTGGCACTGAATTGTGTATCAAATTCACACATACGGAACGAAGCTGGATTCAAGAATGTTTTTGTGCCTCCGGGTTCAGGTGATGCAGGCTCTGCTATTGGTGCGGCTGCTCTCGCCTCTCTGGAGTATGGGTATGAATGGCCGGAGAATAGAATCCGTTGTGATCTAGGCCCTAGTTACTCGTCTTCGAATATCTCCAAGCTGCTTAAGCAGCAGAATATCAAATTCGAAGTTTATGGGGAAGATGAGTTGCCCAAAGTGGTTAGCCAGTTGCTGGTAGACCATCAAATAGTGGGCTGGTTCCAGGGGGGAATGGAATTTGGGCCCAGAGCTTTGGGCCACCGCAGCATACTAGCCGACCCTCGTACCTCAGAGATGAGAGACAAGCTCAATCTGGCTATTAAAAAAAGAGAGGGTTTTAGACCATTTGCTCCAGTAATGTTAAGTTCCAAGGTGAAAGATTTTTTTGTGGATGATGCTGCCGATCCTTTCATGACTTTCATTACAAGAGTAAAAAAGCCGAAGAGCCTTGGTGCAGTGACTCACTGTGATGGGTCAGCCAGATTACAGACCTTGGACGATACAGAGGAATCTAGGATTGTTAGGTTATTAGAGGAATTCGAAAGGAATACAGGAATCCCATGTTTGCTAAATACCTCGTTTAACTTATCAGGAGAGCCTATAGTGTGTAGCCCTTTAGATGCCTTGTTGTGTTTTAGAGAAAGTGGTATGGATGTACTTGTCTTGGAGAACCATGTGATTGTCAGGAATAGCTGTTCTCCAGATCTTATGTCCAGTGGCAAAGATCACTTGCAGTATTCTAGGGAGCTCAGACCATTCCTCTCTGACACTTACTCGTTCGGATAA
- a CDS encoding SRPBCC family protein: MKTDCKKIVTLPLPLDQAMQLLVESATVATWFGADRAEVEPEKGGRYEIFWQTDGEYDSTGECRIESIDENSLVIQWRGPDKHAHFAGLEKPGSSKVSFHLECDGEVTVLIITHSGLSESPDAEKAIAYYNERWKIWGHNLELVGTIRAKLISAQEIAKKIIRDKDVSIEDLDFVPKPAGGLRKRFDFSDISLNTGELFGDPTVMKNVVDQA; encoded by the coding sequence ATGAAAACAGATTGTAAGAAAATCGTTACGTTGCCGCTGCCATTGGATCAAGCCATGCAGTTGCTGGTTGAGAGTGCTACCGTCGCCACATGGTTCGGTGCTGATAGAGCTGAAGTCGAACCAGAAAAGGGTGGAAGGTATGAAATCTTCTGGCAAACAGACGGTGAATATGATTCTACTGGCGAATGCCGCATTGAGTCCATTGATGAGAACTCTCTTGTCATCCAATGGAGAGGTCCAGACAAGCATGCACATTTTGCAGGTCTTGAGAAGCCAGGCTCTTCTAAAGTTTCTTTCCACTTGGAATGTGATGGTGAAGTAACTGTATTGATCATCACACACTCTGGCCTAAGTGAAAGCCCGGATGCTGAGAAGGCTATAGCTTACTACAATGAGCGCTGGAAAATCTGGGGTCACAATCTGGAGCTGGTAGGAACAATCCGTGCCAAACTTATCTCAGCCCAAGAAATTGCGAAGAAAATAATCAGAGACAAAGACGTGTCTATTGAAGACTTGGACTTCGTGCCAAAACCAGCCGGAGGTTTGCGTAAACGTTTTGATTTCTCAGACATCAGCTTGAATACCGGAGAACTGTTTGGCGACCCGACAGTGATGAAAAACGTAGTGGATCAAGCATAG
- a CDS encoding ArdC-like ssDNA-binding domain-containing protein produces MPSKTKPKSSRKDINAEITQKFIDTIESGVSPFKVPWSSSYGMPRNFAGRQYRGINFFLTLLHCDEFGWDIPVFMTFKQAKEHGFKIRKGEKSVPVIFSNVRVPKEYRDDPDSCPTEKRTD; encoded by the coding sequence ATGCCTAGCAAGACCAAACCAAAGTCCTCCCGTAAGGACATCAATGCCGAAATCACCCAGAAGTTCATAGATACCATCGAATCGGGGGTGAGTCCCTTCAAAGTTCCTTGGTCGTCATCCTACGGGATGCCGAGGAACTTTGCAGGAAGACAATACCGGGGAATCAATTTCTTCCTCACGTTGCTGCACTGCGATGAGTTCGGATGGGATATCCCGGTATTCATGACCTTCAAACAGGCCAAGGAACATGGGTTCAAAATCCGGAAGGGAGAGAAGTCGGTACCAGTGATATTCTCAAACGTCAGAGTACCCAAGGAATATCGGGATGACCCGGATTCATGTCCCACTGAGAAAAGGACTGATTAA
- the speD gene encoding adenosylmethionine decarboxylase, which translates to MSASLNPQAPDSSAHQAHGCHLLLECSGCEPDLLTDLPLLEQVLEKAASEAGATVVKTFLHEFNPHGLSGVVVIAESHIAIHTWPEHHYAAIDIFTCGMPEVAERIYEKLLAAFKPYKHQIKRLERKPPE; encoded by the coding sequence ATGTCTGCCTCGCTGAATCCACAAGCGCCTGATTCCAGCGCACACCAGGCCCACGGCTGCCACCTCCTGCTGGAATGCTCCGGCTGCGAGCCGGATTTGCTGACCGATCTTCCCCTGTTAGAGCAGGTGCTGGAAAAGGCGGCTAGCGAAGCCGGTGCCACCGTGGTGAAAACCTTCCTGCATGAGTTCAATCCGCACGGCCTCAGCGGAGTAGTCGTCATCGCCGAGAGCCACATCGCCATCCACACCTGGCCGGAGCACCACTACGCCGCCATCGATATCTTCACCTGCGGCATGCCTGAAGTCGCCGAGCGCATCTACGAAAAGCTCCTCGCCGCTTTCAAGCCCTACAAACACCAGATCAAACGCCTCGAGCGCAAACCGCCTGAGTAG
- a CDS encoding TrkA-related ion transporter, with translation MKQHIIICHCPSENKVLQIVDEIKASPEHRDAPVVVVAANLDERPDSFRERNILFVKGEPTNEETLIRANVQEAQGVFILAKDPASTSSDACTFAIGTMIEHIEEETGNPIHTVAEMLSSRSRRMVRRSSIDSIVVSEGITDRVMVQEFLHPGIHNAFAQLLTNTEGSQLYVCPTAQKGRRLIDIQCAALQYKDHLQVIGLSRGGDAMLNPDKQVAVEEGDMLVVLAESKKQFTEFENVCLAESTSA, from the coding sequence ATGAAACAGCACATCATCATTTGCCACTGCCCTTCGGAAAACAAGGTGCTCCAAATTGTCGACGAGATCAAAGCCTCGCCGGAGCATCGTGATGCGCCCGTCGTCGTGGTGGCTGCCAATCTGGATGAGAGGCCGGACTCCTTCCGCGAGAGAAACATCCTCTTCGTCAAGGGCGAGCCGACCAATGAAGAGACCCTCATCAGGGCCAATGTGCAGGAGGCTCAGGGAGTCTTCATTCTCGCCAAGGATCCGGCATCCACATCCAGCGATGCCTGCACCTTTGCCATTGGCACCATGATCGAGCACATCGAGGAAGAGACTGGCAATCCGATTCATACCGTTGCCGAGATGCTGAGCTCCCGCAGCCGCAGAATGGTGAGAAGATCCTCCATCGATAGCATTGTGGTTTCCGAGGGGATTACCGACCGCGTGATGGTGCAGGAGTTCCTGCATCCGGGCATTCACAATGCCTTTGCCCAGCTGCTGACCAATACGGAGGGCAGCCAGCTCTATGTGTGCCCGACCGCGCAGAAGGGCAGACGCCTGATTGATATCCAGTGTGCCGCCCTGCAGTACAAGGACCACCTGCAGGTCATCGGCCTGAGCCGCGGAGGGGATGCCATGCTGAACCCGGACAAGCAGGTCGCCGTGGAGGAGGGGGACATGCTGGTAGTGCTGGCCGAGTCCAAGAAGCAATTTACTGAATTCGAAAATGTCTGCCTCGCTGAATCCACAAGCGCCTGA
- a CDS encoding SGNH/GDSL hydrolase family protein, with amino-acid sequence METLPSRQAAAHLLNVASELGSSDVQRLVDGLRGDDKELIDRSLALGSRVGPWQIGKLQDGTFEWALREQTQPVDDIKYRARPYKTHRNKATEKRLLLIGESAAGSWGYFGEYSLASLLEDRMQHALGYPCEVVDLSCVNANWRENCLPMIKAGMTLDPDLVLVYCGNNEARWLMPLLLSQSSGSHIIGGFDLKWNMLKGDVKAMMRASKDVYLKSLEKNVADTVTLCRKFSKPVIFVVPPYNSTSWQPPERVPVHLTSVKLQSWSDFISKAEQFDAESDYTKAMAMLERAIELDEGECQRSQFLMASILQKCGNEDKANKLFEKAAFSGMGAFVGAVPSFPGEAAALLRETCDAFQVPYVDLPRAFKDSHAGEDLFIDYCHLSEAGFEVAVDEVIKVCLESVFDIRVSPDHNQVEGEFAAPVTERGLAYLCAALHGYQNGQSEGEVFKWAERGLNVAPQLIPLYQFLREVLCSYHREWITIDYLRSYGISESILPRRYAVFILKFIYHARFDVSLYNMLGDLIDGVQFDSSYNSQTDGVISYLDGNLKNLFFLDRGLGFGLPQKEMSRRGWERIGNGFVANEPTGVISFPACTSSLEWKYLFLRISPPVPSAEVKGSVYWNGQLLGEIQVNTAFDEFQLKIPDSVTDDSLCCYVDEIKIDWSHLTGPLDIEDSTWREYYVKEYGPYPIAAIIHAVRLIKEPLTVSL; translated from the coding sequence ATGGAAACTCTACCTTCAAGACAGGCGGCTGCTCATTTGTTGAATGTAGCATCAGAGCTAGGGAGCAGTGACGTTCAGCGATTGGTCGATGGTTTAAGGGGCGATGATAAGGAACTTATAGATCGAAGCCTAGCCTTGGGGAGCAGAGTGGGACCATGGCAAATCGGGAAACTGCAAGATGGAACCTTTGAATGGGCGTTGAGAGAGCAAACTCAGCCAGTTGATGATATCAAGTACAGGGCTCGACCATATAAAACCCATCGCAACAAAGCTACAGAAAAACGTCTTTTGCTGATCGGCGAATCGGCGGCAGGGAGTTGGGGGTATTTCGGGGAGTATTCTCTAGCGTCACTGCTTGAAGACCGAATGCAGCATGCCTTAGGCTACCCTTGTGAAGTAGTAGACCTGAGCTGTGTAAACGCGAACTGGCGGGAAAATTGCCTTCCAATGATTAAGGCAGGGATGACTTTGGATCCTGATCTGGTACTTGTATATTGTGGGAACAATGAGGCTAGGTGGTTGATGCCTTTGTTATTAAGTCAGTCTTCAGGTTCTCATATTATTGGTGGTTTTGATCTGAAGTGGAACATGCTGAAAGGGGATGTCAAAGCTATGATGAGAGCTTCCAAAGATGTCTATCTGAAATCATTAGAGAAGAATGTGGCAGATACGGTGACACTGTGCCGAAAATTCTCCAAGCCAGTCATCTTCGTAGTACCTCCATACAATAGCACTTCATGGCAGCCACCCGAGAGAGTGCCTGTGCATTTGACTTCGGTCAAACTGCAGAGCTGGAGTGATTTTATCTCTAAAGCAGAACAGTTCGATGCTGAAAGCGACTATACTAAAGCAATGGCAATGCTTGAGAGGGCTATAGAATTAGATGAAGGCGAGTGCCAAAGATCACAGTTCCTGATGGCCAGCATTCTGCAAAAGTGTGGTAATGAGGATAAAGCTAACAAGCTTTTCGAAAAAGCAGCCTTTTCTGGGATGGGGGCATTTGTAGGTGCTGTGCCTTCTTTTCCGGGTGAAGCTGCGGCTTTACTGAGGGAGACTTGTGATGCTTTTCAGGTGCCATATGTTGATTTGCCGCGAGCTTTCAAAGATAGTCATGCGGGAGAAGATCTGTTTATTGATTACTGTCATTTGTCTGAGGCCGGGTTTGAAGTGGCTGTAGATGAAGTAATTAAAGTGTGTTTAGAGAGTGTTTTTGATATCAGAGTTTCTCCTGATCATAATCAAGTAGAGGGTGAGTTTGCAGCTCCGGTTACCGAGAGAGGTCTGGCGTATCTTTGTGCAGCTCTGCACGGGTATCAAAACGGCCAGAGCGAAGGAGAGGTTTTCAAGTGGGCTGAACGAGGTTTGAATGTCGCTCCTCAGCTAATCCCTCTCTATCAATTTTTAAGAGAGGTATTATGCTCTTATCACCGTGAGTGGATAACCATAGACTACCTGAGATCATACGGTATCTCAGAATCCATACTTCCTAGGCGCTATGCTGTTTTTATTTTAAAATTCATTTATCACGCCCGGTTTGATGTCTCTTTGTATAATATGTTAGGTGACCTGATTGACGGGGTACAATTTGATTCATCTTACAATTCGCAAACGGATGGAGTGATCAGTTACTTGGATGGGAATTTAAAGAATCTATTTTTCTTGGATAGAGGCTTAGGGTTTGGGCTACCACAGAAGGAGATGTCGAGAAGGGGGTGGGAGAGGATTGGGAACGGGTTTGTCGCGAATGAGCCGACAGGGGTGATCTCATTTCCGGCCTGCACGTCTTCACTAGAGTGGAAATACCTCTTTTTACGTATATCTCCTCCAGTTCCATCGGCTGAGGTAAAAGGATCTGTATACTGGAACGGTCAACTGCTTGGGGAGATTCAGGTGAATACTGCATTTGACGAATTTCAGTTAAAGATTCCTGATAGCGTAACGGATGATTCATTGTGTTGTTATGTGGATGAAATCAAGATTGATTGGTCTCACTTGACTGGCCCTTTGGATATTGAAGACAGCACATGGCGAGAGTATTATGTCAAAGAGTATGGACCCTATCCTATTGCTGCGATAATACATGCAGTTAGGCTTATCAAGGAGCCTCTTACCGTCTCGTTATGA
- a CDS encoding class I SAM-dependent methyltransferase has product MLPELLDELAADDLRAVRSRRDLVFLNALMGNERWILRRLKKLLPAQGGRVIELGAGQGMLMRKIARAHPQARLEAIDLMPEPQGLGSVEWRQGDLFQMGLDFDGAVVVANLFLHHFEQAELRVLGELLQGAKVLIACEPERRSLHLWQGRVLSPLLGEVTRHDLAVSVGAGFRGDELMDFLGMDAGWQWQLERTWRGAHRVVGVRQ; this is encoded by the coding sequence GTGTTACCAGAACTCTTGGATGAACTTGCCGCAGATGATCTGCGGGCGGTGCGTAGTCGGCGTGACTTGGTCTTTCTGAATGCTCTGATGGGCAATGAGCGTTGGATCCTCAGACGCTTGAAGAAACTCCTGCCTGCCCAAGGTGGTCGCGTGATCGAGCTCGGGGCTGGTCAGGGAATGCTGATGCGGAAAATCGCGCGTGCCCACCCGCAGGCGAGGCTTGAAGCGATCGATTTGATGCCTGAGCCGCAGGGGCTGGGCTCGGTCGAATGGAGGCAGGGTGACTTGTTTCAAATGGGGCTGGATTTTGACGGTGCGGTGGTGGTGGCGAATTTGTTCCTGCACCATTTCGAGCAAGCTGAGTTAAGGGTTCTTGGCGAGCTTTTGCAGGGGGCGAAGGTATTGATTGCCTGTGAGCCTGAGAGGCGGTCTTTGCATTTGTGGCAGGGCCGGGTGTTGTCTCCTTTGTTAGGAGAGGTGACCCGGCATGATTTGGCGGTGAGTGTGGGGGCTGGCTTTCGTGGGGATGAGCTGATGGATTTCCTAGGGATGGATGCGGGCTGGCAATGGCAGCTTGAGCGGACTTGGCGGGGTGCTCATCGCGTGGTGGGGGTACGTCAGTGA
- a CDS encoding JmjC domain-containing protein, with protein MIVDTLKSAFSNMEVVHQPVDQELLQVEFGLNEVEEYLFASAPFPEDCVKSVKHPNPAKELTKLTAEDAYKDFSNGSTLILRSLHRRIPAIARLAGAVGNHLGVEIRVNAYITPPNAAGFKRHIDNHDVLILQTYGEKQWNTYPQVSDLPLETTLMSDIQSAVFKTSQRTNNSQSSTAPPALHTLLKSKEFLFLPKGVPHEGRTSEQASVHLSLGYIYPSQAEINSLAVFKSSLENADGKTHYAPTAPLSHISLSDSDYSEMHTLMEIRRQESLIPAPGRFLETINQLASLKDTSALQWRPNISPKLITWKGCLMFLAHKQLIPVSGDLKPVWFFLEKQRSFLIHEIPLLALEERLIFAQELVKLGLLEILPSS; from the coding sequence ATGATCGTTGATACCTTAAAATCAGCTTTTTCTAATATGGAAGTTGTACATCAGCCTGTTGACCAAGAGCTCCTACAGGTCGAATTTGGCCTCAACGAAGTGGAAGAATACCTGTTTGCCTCAGCTCCCTTTCCTGAAGACTGCGTAAAAAGCGTAAAACACCCCAACCCTGCCAAAGAACTAACCAAGCTAACAGCCGAAGATGCATATAAGGATTTCTCCAATGGATCCACTCTCATTCTTCGCTCCCTCCACCGTCGTATTCCTGCTATAGCTCGGCTGGCAGGCGCTGTAGGAAATCATTTAGGGGTCGAAATAAGAGTGAACGCCTACATCACGCCACCAAATGCCGCTGGCTTCAAAAGGCACATAGATAATCATGATGTTCTCATACTTCAGACCTATGGAGAGAAACAGTGGAACACTTACCCTCAAGTCTCAGATCTCCCTCTTGAAACCACGCTCATGTCGGATATCCAGTCAGCAGTCTTCAAAACATCACAAAGGACAAACAACTCTCAATCATCCACCGCCCCCCCAGCACTCCATACTTTATTAAAAAGCAAAGAATTTCTCTTTCTGCCTAAGGGGGTACCTCACGAAGGCCGCACAAGCGAGCAGGCGTCAGTTCATTTGTCCTTGGGATATATTTACCCATCCCAAGCTGAGATCAACTCTCTCGCAGTATTTAAAAGCAGTCTAGAGAACGCAGATGGAAAAACACACTACGCGCCAACCGCACCTTTATCTCACATCAGCTTGAGTGATTCTGATTATTCCGAAATGCACACCCTGATGGAAATTAGACGCCAAGAGTCCCTCATCCCTGCACCAGGGCGTTTCTTGGAAACTATCAACCAGCTAGCGAGCCTGAAGGACACTTCGGCATTACAATGGCGCCCAAACATCTCTCCCAAACTTATTACTTGGAAAGGCTGCCTAATGTTTCTTGCCCACAAGCAATTGATTCCAGTCAGCGGCGACTTGAAGCCTGTCTGGTTCTTTCTTGAGAAGCAACGGTCTTTTCTTATTCATGAAATACCGTTACTCGCACTAGAAGAACGCCTGATTTTCGCACAAGAACTGGTGAAACTAGGTCTACTGGAAATTCTACCTTCGTCATGA